One Algoriphagus sp. Y33 genomic window, TTTCGGAGACCAAATTCAACCACCTGAACCTTCCCGAAGAGATCACTTTCTCCACGGGAGGCAAGCTGAAATTTGCCTACGATGCGGAAGGGAACAAACTGACCCAGAAGGCTTACGACAGCAGCGGATCCCTGACCAAGACCCGGGATTACATCGGTGAGGTAGTGCTTCTGAACGGAGCCCTGGATTATCTGGTGCATGAGGAGGGAAGGATAGTTGCGGAGGAGAACCAACTTTGGAGTGAATTTTATGTGAAGGACCATCTGGGGAATGTAAGACAGGTGCTGCGCAGTCCTACTGTCCAGGCCTTTACGGCCACGATGGAGACAGGCCGTGCAGCGTCAGAGGAGCTGGAGTTTTCCATGGTATCGGAATCCAGACAGACCGAGCCCGAGCATAATGTGACCGAGGGCGGAAACCAAGTCGCTTGGCTGAATGCCGACCGTGGAAGAATGGTGGGACCCGGAAGAACCCAGGAAATCTATGCGGGTGACAGTTTAAAACTTCAGGTACACGGCAAATATCTGGAGGACAAAAACCAAAAAGTGAACGCCGCAAGCTTTATGGCAGCGGGGGGCAGGGAAAGACTGGTGGCAGACCTGAACGAACTGGCGTTGAGCACCCAGCGTGCGGGCGGTGCAAATCCCATTGCCCTGCTGAATCTGGCGGATATCCTGGCCAAGGACCTGCAGAAGAAAGAAGCTCCCGAGGCCTATCTGATGTATGCACTCTATGACCGGGACAGCAACAGATATGAGGTGGGCAAGAAAGTCCTTTCTAAAAATGCTGCAAACCGGCATGAAGTGTTGGAAGAGAATATGTATATTTCCAAAGACGGATATATGGAGACCTTTGTGGTAAACGAAACCTCGGAGGATGTCTGGTTTGACAATATGACGGTGATGAGTGTGAGTTCGGCCATAGTACAGGAAACACATTATGATCCCTGGGGACTGGAACTGAAAGGACTGGGCTTTCAGCATGGATTATACAAGGCAAACAAGTATCTTTATAACGGGAAGGAGCTGATAGAGGACGAAGGTCTTCAGTATTATGATTATGGGGCTAGGATGTATGATCCGGCGATAGGAAGATGGGGAGTTGTTGACCCGTTGGCAGACCAACGCTCATGGGTCTCTCCTTACAACTTTGTACAAAACAACCCTCTCAACAGGATCGATCCTGATGGAAGACTAGACTGGGTGGCCAATAGGGAGGGAGAAGTGTATTGGGATGAAAATGCAACTTCCCAGGCAACCACAAAGACTGATGAAACTTATCTGGGTAAATCCGGGACAGGGATAGACGAACAGACCGGGAATATGTTGGTGTACAATTCTGATGGGTCAATAGATCAGGGAATGATGAGTTTGGGAGAAGTGACAGTGTCAGCCACTCAATCAGATCATGAGAGAACAATGAGTAGCCCAGTTGTACAGAACATGCGAGCAAACAGCGAGCGGATTAAAAGCGAAGCGTTACCTTTTGCCCGGCACATGGTTAGAAGTGCAATTGATGGTGCAGGATATACAGGTGCAGGAATAACAGCAGTCGGGACCGTGGTGACCCCCTTTGTCCCCCATATTGGAGTGGGATTGTTGGCTGTTGGCGGTACTGTGTCTACAGCGTCAGGATTTGCTAGTGCAGGTATGAACGCGTTAGAAGGGAATTTTGGTTCTGCGGCAATTGATGTCGGGATGGTTGGGTTAGGGAGTGCAGGGTCATCAGGACTTAAGGTTCTCAAAAATAGGCAGTTTATAAACACTACAGATGAGACGGTATTAAGGTCTATATATAATAGTTCGATGGATATTCTTGGGATTGGGATAGTTCCTGCAGTTAAAAAACGATGATGATTTTTATAGGATTATTAATTTTCATTTTGGGTGTATATCTCTACTTTCGGATCATCAGGAGAGATAAGGTGGGTATTCATAAGTTTAATTCTGAATATAAGATTAGAAGAAACCTGTTTATCTATTCGTTAATGACCGTAGGATTTATAATGTTCATAAGGGAGCTGATTATATGGTTGACATCCTAAAAGTTAGAGCTAGTTATTAAAAGAAAAGCCCCGTAATTGGGGCTTTTTCTCATTACAGCGCAGCGATACTTTTGAGTTTGGCGGCCTTGATGAAGTCATCGATGGTTGCGAAGACGTGTGACTTGTTTTCGGGATCGAGATTTTGTATCTCCTTGAGTTTTTTGAGGGTTTCGTTGTCAATGCGCTCGTACTCCCCATCCTTGACCAGATAATCCAGTGTGACCCCGAGTGAGTCGGCGATCTTTGCGGCCACGTCAATTGATGGGATGTTTTCACCCAGGTAAACCGGAACCTTCAAAACTACAAAGCCAGGGCGAAACCCCTACTCACTTTAGAGGAAGGAATACAAAAAAGAAAACAGCGGGCAACAGATGTAGAACCTGTTTTCGGACAGCTCAAATACAACAAGGGCAGGGGCAGATATATGCTCAGAGGCAAAGAAAAAGTCGAAATCGAAACCGGCCTGCTGGTCATTGCCCACAACCTGGCCAAAATGACGGGGTGAACAGGGCAACCTCATTTTTTCATCCAATCCATTCCAAAAGACTGAAATATCAGCCCAATCCACAGAGCAATTACAAGAACCAAGAATCTGTTAGAGTTAAACGATGTTCAAAAAAATAGAGGCCGAAATCAGGAAATCGGCGTCTATTGGATAAAAAAGGCTGTCTTCAATTAGTAAACATTAATATGAGACAACCTCCTTTCTATAAAATAGAATTTGTAATTCGGATAACTTAGTGGGGAGATTCTGACGGTAAACTATTACGACTCCTACCAGTACCTGACCGGTTTATCCTACGCCAATCCGGGCTCACCCTTTCAGTCAACTGCCACGACCAGAGTGCACGGGCTACAGACAGGCAAAAAGGTCAAGGACCTGGAGACCGGGCATTTTTATACCACGGCTTTTTATTACGACAACAAAGGCAGGGTGGTCCAGACACTGGGGCAGCATCAGGTTGGCGGAACGGTACGGTCTTCCACCGCCTATAACTTTGAGGACCAGCCTACCCACCGCCTGACCGCCAATTCCCTGTCCTCCAATTACACGGTTCTCCGCGCCTATACCTACAACGTGATCGGGCAGCTGGAGAAGATTACCCATAAAGTGGGAAGCGGGTCCGTAAAGAACCTTGCCCAATACACCTACGATGACCTGGGCAGGCAGACAGGCAAGACCTTTCCGACGGTGGCCTCCAATGCCAACCAGACGGGCACGTACAATATCCGGGGCTGGCTGACAGGGCAGGGCTCAGGATATACGGGAATCTTCAGGCAGACCTTGTATTATAACAGCGGGGTGACTGCCAACAGGTTCAACGGGAACATAGCGGGGATTTCCTGGACAGGGGGACAGGAGACCACCCCGGTCACCCGTACCTACAACTATGCGTATGACAATGCGAACAGGATCACTGGAGCCACATTCACTTCAACGGCCACCGGGGAAAACAGCCGCTACAACCTGAGCGGGATCGCCTACGATGCCAACGGGAACATCAAGACCATGACCCGGCGGGGAGAAAGGGCTGCCGGGAACTATAACATAGTCGATGCACTGACTTATAGTTATGCGACCAACACCACCTTTGGGGATATCTATTCCAACAGGCTGCTGGGAGTGGCAGACGGACAAAGCTCCAATACTTTTACCTCCAAAGATTTCAAGCCCAACACCGGGGCAACGGGGAATTACCTTTATGATGCCAACGGGAACCAGCGGGTGAACAAAGACAGGAGAATTTCGGAGACCAAATTCAACCACCTGAACCTTCCCGAAGAGATCACTTTCTCCACGGGAGGCAAGCTGAAATTTGCCTACGATGCGGAAGGGAACAAACTGACCCAGAAGGCTTACGACAGCAGCGGATCCCTGACCAAGACCCGGGATTACATCGGTGAGGTAGTGCTTCTGAACGGAGCCCTGGATTATCTGGTGCATGAGGAGGGAAGGATAGTTGCGGAGGAGAACCAACTTTGGAGTGAATTTTATGTGAAGGACCATCTGGGGAATGTAAGACAGGTGCTGCGCAGTCCTACTGTCCAGGCCTTTACGGCCACGATGGAGACAGGCCGTGCAGCGTCAGAGGAGCTGGAGTTTTCCATGGTATCGGAATCCAGACAGACCGAGCCCGAGCATAATGTGACCGAGGGCGGAAACAAGGTGGCCTGGCTGAATGCCGACCGTGGAAGAATGGTGGGACCCGGAAGAACCCAGGAAATCTATGCGGGTGACAGTTTAAAACTTCAGGTACACGGCAAATACCTGGAGGACAAAAACCAAAAAGTGAACGCCGCAAGCTTTATGGCAGCGGGGGGCAGGGAAAGACTGGTGGCAGACCTGAACGAACTGGCGTTGAGCACCCAGCGTGCGGGCGGTGCAAATCCCATTGCCCTGCTGAATCTGGCGGATATCCTGGCCAAGGACCTACAGAAGAAAGAAGCTCCCGAGGCCTATCTGATGTATGCACTCTATGATCAGGACAGCAACAGATATGAGGTGGGCAAGAAAGTCCTTTCTAAAAATGCTGCAAACCGGCATGAAGTGTTGGAAGAGAATATGTATATTTCCAAAGACGGATATATGGAGACCTTTGTGGTAAACGAAACCTCGGAGGATGTCTGGTTTGACAATATGACGGTGATGAGTGTGAGTTCGGCCATAGTACAGGAAACACATTATGATCCCTGGGGACTGGAACTGAAAGGACTGGGCTTTCAGCATGGATTATACAAGGCAAACAAGTACCTCTATCAGGGTAAAGAGATGATGGATGACCAAAATCTCAATATTTATGATTTTGAAGCCCGTGGATATGACCCCGTCATAGGTAGGACTTTGCAGATCGATCCCCATGCGGATAATTATTATGCTTTGTCTCCCTACAGTTGGGTAGCCAATAATCCGCTTAACGTTATTGACCCGACCGGAATGGATACGGTAAACATAAATAATCTTAATTGGCCAACCTTTAAAACAGATGAAGATGAGTTGGTTTTAAATGAGGTTATAGTGTCCGCAAGTGCGTCTGATAAACCTGCAGATGCAACAAAAGAACATATTCCAATGTGGTTGCTTGGAAGTGGGGATAAGGTAATGGGGCACAGAGATGGGCTTTCTGGTCTTGAAGATTTTTTTGGTAAAAGGACGTACGGACCTTTTGATGTTAATGCGCAGGGAAGGATAATCGGATTAACTCCTACGACAGGTGTTGGGCCAGACGTAGGAAGAATAGGACCAGCTAGGGGAATAAAAACAGTCCGTGACTTATTTGCAGCTGGGAAAAAGTTACCTAAGGTTAAAGGGGGAGGGCAGATTTCAATTAAAGGAAATATTGATGACGTGTTTAATTCGATATCTAAAGGAAGGAAGACTGAAGTCCTGAAGGGAGATCGGGTTCAGACAACATTAAAGGATGGAACAATTTTAACAAAATATCCTGCTTCTTCTGGTCCTCCAACAATTCAGGTAAATCAAGGTGGTAAAATAACTAAAGTTAGATTTGAATAATGGATATTGAATTAATACAAATTTTAAGAGAATACGATAGTATTGAGCTAGGCTCCCAGGATCGTGATTTATCCAAACGATATTTAGAAAAATATTGGTTAGATATAACTGAATTTAACAGTAATTGGCTTCCAGTAAAAAACAAGATTTTTAATCCTACTTCAAAAGATCTGCCTGATAAAATGTTTAATGAGGATTTTGAACTTTTAGTTCAAAAAGCTGGGGTATTATTTACCAAAGAGGAATATTATGCTTTACAAAAATGTATGCTGGCTGCAGGAGATAAATTTTTTGTAATTATAGAAAACAAAGAAGCAGCGAATGCAATAGAAAGTGATCATGTTCGATTAAGGTTTACATATCCTGTAAATACCTCTTGGAATGAGTTATGTAATGATAATGAAAAGCACTTGACTACTGAAATATCATCTTATGACTTACTTGTCAATCCACAAAAGAATTTTTTTGTTTTTGGTGATAGTGGAAAGTGGGGGAAATATACAGCAAATAATTATGGATACACTCCTCTTGAAATAATCGGATTTAAACCTGAATTAGCCTCCAATTTTATCGAGCAATTTAAACTACCGAAAAATGAACAGGAGGAAATACTTGCGTGGTTGCCTCGGAATTATAAAAAGTTAATAAAATGGTAAGATGCTTTAAACGATAGTTACAGCAATGGATATGAAGTAAGTAAGAAAATCCTCAGTAAAAGTGCAGCGAACCAGCATGAGGTATTGGAGGAGAATCTGTAAATTCAAGAAGACGGCTTTATGGAAACCTTTGTGGTGAACGAAACTTCTGAGGACGTATGGTTTGACAATATGATGGTGATGAGTGTGAGTTCGGCCATAATACAAGAAACTCATTATGATCCCTGGGGATTGGAGCTGACGGGACTTGGGTATCAGTATGGAGGCATCAAGGCAAACAAGTACCTCTATCAGGGCAAAGAGATGATGGATGACCATAATTTAAATATTTACGATTTTGAAGCCCGTGGTTATGATCCGGTGATTGGGAGAACCATACAGATGGATCCGCATGCGGAAAGTTATTACAATTTGTCGCCTTACAGTTGGGTAGCCAATAATCCGCTAAGTGTAATTGATCCGACCGGAATGGATACGGTCAATGTGAATAACCTTGATATGCGAACCTTCAATCCGGATGTGGATGTCGTGGGTCTGGATGAGGTGGTAGTTTCTGCAAGTGGTGGATCAGATGAACCTGCGGATGCGACCAGAGAGAATATTCCAATCTGGCTGCTCCGTGAAGGTGATAAAGTGATGGGGCACAGAGATGGGATTTCTGGTCTTGAAGATTTTTTTGGTAAAAGGACTTACGGACCTTTTGATGTTAATGCGCAGGGAAGGATAATCGGACTAACTCCTACTACAGGTGTTGGGCCTGATGTGGGCAGGGGAGGTGCAGCAAGGGGAGGTAAATGGATTTATGGACGTTTTAAAACGTTTACCAAATGGGCTAACCAGCTTGCAAAAAGAGGGTGGACCGAAAAGCAAATAACAGAAGCTATTACCAGTGGGAAAACTTTTAGTGCGATAAATAATGTAAATAAGGCTAATGCAGCAACAAGGTACGTTCACCCAACAACTGGACAATCAGTAGTTGTCGATGATGTTACAAAGGAACTACTCCATGTTGGAGGCCCTGGCTTTAAATATTAACGAAATGGAAAAGATAGTATACGTCCAGCTTTTAGGAGAAGGAACTATTGTTTACCGTCCTGTTCCTGCTACTCAAATAAATGGGAGTATCCATTTATTAAGGGGCGAGGAAATATTCGACGGAGATGACGAGGATTGGGAGTTTCTTCCTGGAACCAAAGTTGTGGTAGAAGAAAGAGAACTTGGAGGGGAAAAAGTTTTTGTAGCTATTGACAAGGAAACCACTAAGTAAGTTGACAAATTATCGTATGCTTTGATTCTCAAATATGGGTAACAGGCTAAAGAGTACAAATCCTGTAGAATCTTTTAGGTCAGAGATTTATTAGATGTTTAAATACGAAAAGCCCGGTGTTGACCGGGCTTTTGTGTTTTATACACTGAGTGAGTTCTGCACCTGGCACTTGAACAGGAATGCGTCCATCAGGGCGAATATGTGTTCCCTGTCCTCGGGCTGCAGTTTTTCGATGTCCTGCAGGCGTTTGACGGTTTTTTTGTCGAAGGAGCTGTTGATCCCCTCACCGACCAGATAGTCCAGCGATACGCCGAAGGCATCGGCTATTTTTTTTGCCGCCTCGATGGAGGGGACGGCATCCCCTCGCTCGTACTTGCCGATCATCTCCCTG contains:
- a CDS encoding RHS repeat protein, whose protein sequence is MHGLQTGKKVKDLETGHFYTTAFYYDNKGRVVQTLGQHQVGGTVRSSTAYNFEDQPTHRLTANSLSSNYTVLRAYTYNVIGQLEKITHKVGSGSVKNLAQYTYDDLGRQTGKTFPTVASNANQTGTYNIRGWLTGQGSGYTGIFRQTLYYNSGVTANRFNGNIAGISWTGGQETTPVTRTYNYAYDNANRITGATFTSTATGENSRYNLSGIAYDANGNIKTMTRRGERAAGNYNIVDALTYSYATNTTFGDIYSNRLLGVADGQSSNTFTSKDFKPNTGATGNYLYDANGNQRVNKDRRISETKFNHLNLPEEITFSTGGKLKFAYDAEGNKLTQKAYDSSGSLTKTRDYIGEVVLLNGALDYLVHEEGRIVAEENQLWSEFYVKDHLGNVRQVLRSPTVQAFTATMETGRAASEELEFSMVSESRQTEPEHNVTEGGNKVAWLNADRGRMVGPGRTQEIYAGDSLKLQVHGKYLEDKNQKVNAASFMAAGGRERLVADLNELALSTQRAGGANPIALLNLADILAKDLQKKEAPEAYLMYALYDQDSNRYEVGKKVLSKNAANRHEVLEENMYISKDGYMETFVVNETSEDVWFDNMTVMSVSSAIVQETHYDPWGLELKGLGFQHGLYKANKYLYQGKEMMDDQNLNIYDFEARGYDPVIGRTLQIDPHADNYYALSPYSWVANNPLNVIDPTGMDTVNINNLNWPTFKTDEDELVLNEVIVSASASDKPADATKEHIPMWLLGSGDKVMGHRDGLSGLEDFFGKRTYGPFDVNAQGRIIGLTPTTGVGPDVGRIGPARGIKTVRDLFAAGKKLPKVKGGGQISIKGNIDDVFNSISKGRKTEVLKGDRVQTTLKDGTILTKYPASSGPPTIQVNQGGKITKVRFE
- a CDS encoding DNA-binding protein, which encodes MKVPVYLGENIPSIDVAAKIADSLGVTLDYLVKDGEYERIDNETLKKLKEIQNLDPENKSHVFATIDDFIKAAKLKSIAAL
- a CDS encoding helix-turn-helix transcriptional regulator, producing MAAESGVSREMIGKYERGDAVPSIEAAKKIADAFGVSLDYLVGEGINSSFDKKTVKRLQDIEKLQPEDREHIFALMDAFLFKCQVQNSLSV
- a CDS encoding RHS repeat-associated core domain-containing protein → METFVVNETSEDVWFDNMMVMSVSSAIIQETHYDPWGLELTGLGYQYGGIKANKYLYQGKEMMDDHNLNIYDFEARGYDPVIGRTIQMDPHAESYYNLSPYSWVANNPLSVIDPTGMDTVNVNNLDMRTFNPDVDVVGLDEVVVSASGGSDEPADATRENIPIWLLREGDKVMGHRDGISGLEDFFGKRTYGPFDVNAQGRIIGLTPTTGVGPDVGRGGAARGGKWIYGRFKTFTKWANQLAKRGWTEKQITEAITSGKTFSAINNVNKANAATRYVHPTTGQSVVVDDVTKELLHVGGPGFKY